The Coffea arabica cultivar ET-39 chromosome 9e, Coffea Arabica ET-39 HiFi, whole genome shotgun sequence genome has a window encoding:
- the LOC140014806 gene encoding uncharacterized protein isoform X1, whose translation MEFDEFDDYSEKTADNPETSNGSDQVDKSGGGQDPIKRPMHKSDHHHQRVKRSRTREEFHEDEEERSSSYRHHSPSRDRERSGRERYRSSRESKDRDKHKSSKKERDGDKIKESDRERDTNKGEDSGRRGRGREDERQRGRERNQDLSNRTSHSERHLVDGEREESRDREKNGDREYGGRERQSQLQDGDRESRRFKEKKEEVAEPEADPEHDQRTVFAYQISLQADERDVYEFFSRAGKVRDVRLIVDHISRRSKGIGYIEFYDVMSVPMAIALSGQPLLGQSVMVKPSEAEKNLVQSTASVAAGDTDLICPYSGGARRLYVDNLHSNIKEDQLRQVFEPFGTVELVQLPPDLETGHSSRYGFVQFSRLEDARAALSLDGQLDIAGRVMKVSAVTDQTLRQEVGANAGDFGDDEGGGLSLSAESLTLLMQKKLDHTRITSSGAGSVGRPVVDNPGFSAPAAPVLGAAPEVSPFVPFGQIPVPALAGWPAAGLSLPSVTFPSIDTIGIPSECLLLKNMFDPKLESEPEFDQDIKDDVEDECSKFGKLKHIYVDKKSDGLVYLRFENNQAAIAAQRALHGRWFAGKMILATFMVPQNYEVTFPQSK comes from the exons ATGGAATTTGACGAGTTTGATGATTACTCGGAGAAAACAGCGGATAATCCTGAGACGAGCAATGGCAGTGATCAAGTGGATAAATCTGGTGGAGGCCAAGACCCAATTAAGAGGCCAATGCATAAAAgtgatcatcatcatcaacgGGTTAAGCGTTCAAGGACGCGGGAAGAGTTCCATGAAGATGAGGAGGAGAGGAGCTCAAGCTACCGTCACCATTCCCCTTCAAGAGATAGAGAGAGGAGTGGGAGGGAGAGATACAGGAGTAGCCGAGAATCCAAGGACAGGGACAAGCATAAGAGCAGCAAGAAGGAGAGAGATGGGgacaaaatcaaagaaagcgACAGAGAAAGAGATACCAACAAAGGCGAAGATAGCGGAAGGAGAGGTCGTGGCCGCGAAGATGAAAGACAGAGAGGTAGGGAGAGAAATCAAGACCTGTCGAATCGTACAAGTCATTCAGAAAGGCATCTGGTTgatggagagagagaggagagccgAGACAGGGAGAAGAATGGTGATAGGGAGTATGGAGGAAGGGAAAGACAGAGCCAGTTACAAGACGGGGACCGAGAAAGCAG gagatttaaagaaaaaaaggaagaagtggCCGAGCCAGAGGCTGATCCTGAGCATGATCAACGGACAGTTTTTGCTTATCAG ATTTCTTTGCAGGCAGATGAAAGAGATGTCTATGAGTTTTTTAGCAGAGCTGGCAAG GTCAGAGATGTACGCCTCATAGTGGACCACATTTCTAGACGCTCCAAAGGCATTGG ATATATTGAATTTTACGATGTCATGTCGGTCCCTATGGCGATAGCCCTGTCCGGCCAACCTCTTCTTGGTCAATCAGTGATGGTTAAACCATCAGAGGCTGAAAAGAATCTTGTTCAGTCAACTGCATCTGTGGCTGCTGGAGATACTGACCTAATATGCCCGTACTCAGGTGGAGCTAGGAGGTTGTATGTTGACAATCTGCATTCTAACATCAAAGAAGATCAACTTCGTCAG GTTTTTGAACCATTTGGTACTGTTGAGTTGGTGCAGCTGCCTCCTGACCTGGAGACTGGGCATAGCAGCCGCTATGGTTTTGTGCAG TTTTCTCGCCTTGAAGATGCTAGAGCTGCACTAAGTTTAGATGGACAACTGGATATTGCAGGCCGAGTTATGAAG GTATCAGCTGTTACAGATCAAACTTTAAGACAAGAAGTTGGTGCAAATGCTGGAGATTTTGGTGATGATGAGGGTGGTGGTCTG TCTCTGAGCGCTGAATCTCTAACACTTCTCATGCAGAAGAAGCTGGATCATACTAGGATAACATCAAG TGGTGCTGGATCTGTTGGCAGGCCGGTTGTTGATAACCCTGGCTTTTCTGCACCAGCGGCTCCAGTTCTTGGGGCTGCCCCTGAGGTATCTCCTTTTGTTCCTTTTGGACAGATTCCTGTTCCAGCACTTGCGGGATGGCCTGCTGCAGGTCTCTCACTGCCTTCTGTTACTTTTCCTTCAATTGATACTATAGGCATTCCAAGTGAATGTTTATTGTTGAAGAACATGTTTGATCCAAAATTAGAG TCTGAACCTGAGTTCGACCAGGATATTAAGGATGATGTTGAGGATGAATGTTCAAAATTCGGAAAGTTGAAGCACATTTATGTGGACAA GAAAAGTGATGGGTTGGTGTACCTGCGGTTTGAGAACAATCAAGCTGCAATTGCTGCGCAGCGTGCACTTCATGGTAGATGGTTTGCTGGGAAGATGATCCTTGCAACGTTCATG GTGCCGCAGAATTACGAGGTCACGTTTCCCCAGAGCAAGTAG
- the LOC140014806 gene encoding uncharacterized protein isoform X2, whose product MEFDEFDDYSEKTADNPETSNGSDQVDKSGGGQDPIKRPMHKSDHHHQRVKRSRTREEFHEDEEERSSSYRHHSPSRDRERSGRERYRSSRESKDRDKHKSSKKERDGDKIKESDRERDTNKGEDSGRRGRGREDERQRGRERNQDLSNRTSHSERHLVDGEREESRDREKNGDREYGGRERQSQLQDGDRESRRFKEKKEEVAEPEADPEHDQRTVFAYQISLQADERDVYEFFSRAGKVRDVRLIVDHISRRSKGIGYIEFYDVMSVPMAIALSGQPLLGQSVMVKPSEAEKNLVQSTASVAAGDTDLICPYSGGARRLYVDNLHSNIKEDQLRQVFEPFGTVELVQLPPDLETGHSSRYGFVQFSRLEDARAALSLDGQLDIAGRVMKVSAVTDQTLRQEVGANAGDFGDDEGGGLKKLDHTRITSSGAGSVGRPVVDNPGFSAPAAPVLGAAPEVSPFVPFGQIPVPALAGWPAAGLSLPSVTFPSIDTIGIPSECLLLKNMFDPKLESEPEFDQDIKDDVEDECSKFGKLKHIYVDKKSDGLVYLRFENNQAAIAAQRALHGRWFAGKMILATFMVPQNYEVTFPQSK is encoded by the exons ATGGAATTTGACGAGTTTGATGATTACTCGGAGAAAACAGCGGATAATCCTGAGACGAGCAATGGCAGTGATCAAGTGGATAAATCTGGTGGAGGCCAAGACCCAATTAAGAGGCCAATGCATAAAAgtgatcatcatcatcaacgGGTTAAGCGTTCAAGGACGCGGGAAGAGTTCCATGAAGATGAGGAGGAGAGGAGCTCAAGCTACCGTCACCATTCCCCTTCAAGAGATAGAGAGAGGAGTGGGAGGGAGAGATACAGGAGTAGCCGAGAATCCAAGGACAGGGACAAGCATAAGAGCAGCAAGAAGGAGAGAGATGGGgacaaaatcaaagaaagcgACAGAGAAAGAGATACCAACAAAGGCGAAGATAGCGGAAGGAGAGGTCGTGGCCGCGAAGATGAAAGACAGAGAGGTAGGGAGAGAAATCAAGACCTGTCGAATCGTACAAGTCATTCAGAAAGGCATCTGGTTgatggagagagagaggagagccgAGACAGGGAGAAGAATGGTGATAGGGAGTATGGAGGAAGGGAAAGACAGAGCCAGTTACAAGACGGGGACCGAGAAAGCAG gagatttaaagaaaaaaaggaagaagtggCCGAGCCAGAGGCTGATCCTGAGCATGATCAACGGACAGTTTTTGCTTATCAG ATTTCTTTGCAGGCAGATGAAAGAGATGTCTATGAGTTTTTTAGCAGAGCTGGCAAG GTCAGAGATGTACGCCTCATAGTGGACCACATTTCTAGACGCTCCAAAGGCATTGG ATATATTGAATTTTACGATGTCATGTCGGTCCCTATGGCGATAGCCCTGTCCGGCCAACCTCTTCTTGGTCAATCAGTGATGGTTAAACCATCAGAGGCTGAAAAGAATCTTGTTCAGTCAACTGCATCTGTGGCTGCTGGAGATACTGACCTAATATGCCCGTACTCAGGTGGAGCTAGGAGGTTGTATGTTGACAATCTGCATTCTAACATCAAAGAAGATCAACTTCGTCAG GTTTTTGAACCATTTGGTACTGTTGAGTTGGTGCAGCTGCCTCCTGACCTGGAGACTGGGCATAGCAGCCGCTATGGTTTTGTGCAG TTTTCTCGCCTTGAAGATGCTAGAGCTGCACTAAGTTTAGATGGACAACTGGATATTGCAGGCCGAGTTATGAAG GTATCAGCTGTTACAGATCAAACTTTAAGACAAGAAGTTGGTGCAAATGCTGGAGATTTTGGTGATGATGAGGGTGGTGGTCTG AAGAAGCTGGATCATACTAGGATAACATCAAG TGGTGCTGGATCTGTTGGCAGGCCGGTTGTTGATAACCCTGGCTTTTCTGCACCAGCGGCTCCAGTTCTTGGGGCTGCCCCTGAGGTATCTCCTTTTGTTCCTTTTGGACAGATTCCTGTTCCAGCACTTGCGGGATGGCCTGCTGCAGGTCTCTCACTGCCTTCTGTTACTTTTCCTTCAATTGATACTATAGGCATTCCAAGTGAATGTTTATTGTTGAAGAACATGTTTGATCCAAAATTAGAG TCTGAACCTGAGTTCGACCAGGATATTAAGGATGATGTTGAGGATGAATGTTCAAAATTCGGAAAGTTGAAGCACATTTATGTGGACAA GAAAAGTGATGGGTTGGTGTACCTGCGGTTTGAGAACAATCAAGCTGCAATTGCTGCGCAGCGTGCACTTCATGGTAGATGGTTTGCTGGGAAGATGATCCTTGCAACGTTCATG GTGCCGCAGAATTACGAGGTCACGTTTCCCCAGAGCAAGTAG